The Candidatus Zymogenus saltonus genomic interval ATAGCGATGGAGAAGGAGCTTCGGTTTGCCATCCGTGAGGGAGGCCGCACGGTGGGCGCGGGCGTAATCAGCGAAATCATCGAATAGGTGGACATTATATGAGGGATATAATCACACTGGCGTGTGTTGAGTGCAAACGGAGAAACTATACTTCTACTAAAAACAAGAAGAACACTCCCGACAAGATAGAGCTGAAAAAGTATTGCAGATTCTGTAGGACACATACGGTCCATCGGGAGACTAAATAGAAAAGGCCAGTAGCTCCAACGGTTAGAGCACCGGACTCCAAATCCGGGTGATGGGGGTTCGAATCCCTCCTGGCCTGCCATCCAAGTAGGCGCGAAAGTTATCTGTTGGAACGAGTTCACTCCCGGATTTATTAAATTTGACAAATTTGTTGCCAAATTTAATGAAGAAACGCCGCCTTTTTTACTCATTTAAAACTGTATATTTTTTGTCTAATATATACCGGATAAATTGTAATGTGGAACAAAATAGTCCAATTCCTTAGAGAAGTTAAGGTTGAAATAAAGAAAGTCACCTGGCCCACAAGAAAAGAGATCATAGCATCAACGGCCGTCGTCTTATTGACCACGATTATCATATCCTCCTTTCTCGGCTTAGTAGATTTGTTACTTTCAGAGATAGTTAAAATGCTGCTCCCCTAATTTTTAGTCGAGTTTAAATTAGTCGGCGTATTTTAAGGATCGTGGCTCTGCAGATGAAGGTTGGAAGATAAAAAGCATTTTAGAGACGAATTATGCAGAATTTCTTAGGGATAGGCGGAAAAGATCTTATATGCGATAATAACGGGAATGTCGATTTGGCTTTAGGGTTTTTTTGGACGTTTTTGATTTGAGTTGTCGTAATTAAGGAAATCTGGACGTAAGGTGTTTTCGTTGAAAGTCGGGCCGGAAATTGTTTACAGAAAAGGTTTATTGCAAATCCTCATGGCACTTAAATGGTACATAGTCCACACCTACTCGGGATACGAGCAGATGGCGAAATCCGCCCTGGAAGCGCGGGTAAAATCGGCTGAGAAAGAAGATGAGATCACCGATATAATGATCCCGGCCGAGAAGGTTGTGGAGATGGTCAAGGGTGAAAAACACACCTCGATGAGGAAGTTTTTCCCCGGATATATACTCGTAAAGATGGAGCTGAACGAAGAGACCTGGCACATTGTGAAGAATACACCCAAGGTTACGGGATTTGTAGGCGGATCGACAAATCCACCGGCTCTCACCGATGAAGAAGTCGAGAACATCCAGCATCAAATGGAGGATGGGGCCGTAAAGCCAAAGCCGAAGATCACCTTCGAGAAAGGCGACGCCGTCAGCGTGACCGACGGCCCCTTTGCTACCTTTGCGGGCTACGTGGATGAGGTTTACCCAGAAAAGGGAAAGGTCAAGGTTATGGTCTCCATCTTCGGGAGGCCGACTCCCGTGGAGCTCGAATTCTTTCAGGTAAAAAAGGGATAATCCTTGATCAATGGGGAGGGAGGCAGAAGGGGCTTTCCTTGGTTGGGATTTAGGGGAGATGGGGCTGGATTAGGCTGGGGAGGATGGGGCAAGATTAGTGTTTAGGAGGGATGGGGCTGGGGGATCGGGGGGGAGGGGGGCGAATTCTATGTGTCGGAAAATAATAGGAAATTGTAAAAATATAAGGACAAGGAGCTAAGATGGCAAAGAAGGTCATAGGTCAAATAAAGCTGCAGATCCCCGCAGGACAGGCGAGTCCATCCCCGCCCGTGGGGCCCGCCCTGGGTCAGCAGGGCGTGAACATCATGGAGTTCTGTAAGATATTCAACGCAAGGACCGCAAAAGAACAGGGAATGATTACACCTGTCGTCATCACCGTGTATGCCGACCGTTCCTTCTCTTTTGTTACAAAGACGCCGCCGGCGGCGGTGCTGTTAAAGAAGGCCGCAGGGATTATCAAGGGAAGCGGAACCCCCAACAAGGAGAAGGTGGGTAAGGTGACGAGAAAACAGGTGGAGGAGATAGCCAAGACTAAGATGCCCGATCTCAACGCCGTGGATCTGGACAATGCCAGAAAGATCATCGAGGGAACCGCGAGGAGCATGGGAATCAAGGTTGAGGGTGTCGATTAAAAAATGCCGAGTATTAATAGTATATATATCTTAAGTATTCTTAAGTATTGGAGAAGATGATGGCAAAACGTGGGAAGAATTATCTGGCTGTAAAGGCGAAGATAGATGCCCAGAAGAGGTACGACCTTAATGAGGCGCTGGATATTTTGGTGAACAATTCTAAGGCGAAATTTGACGAGAGCGTTGACATTGCCTTCAGGCTTGGAGTGAACCCGAGACATTCCGATCAGATGGTCAGGGGTGCGGCGGCGCTTCCCAACGGGACGGGAAAAAGCGTTAAGATTCTTGTCTTTGCCAAGGGGGAGAAGGAAAGGGAAGCCAAGGATGCCGGTGCAGATTTCGTCGGTGCCGAGGATATGATAGAAAAAATAGAGGGCGGATGGCTCGAATTCGATAAGGCCGTGGCAACCCCGGACTTGATGGGGCAGGTCAGCAAATTGGGAAAACTGCTTGGCCCGCGGGGTCTTATGCCGAACGCAAAAATCGGAACGGTGACTTTCGATCTCAAGAGGGCGATAGAAGAGCTGAAAGCCGGAAAGGTTGATTTTAAGGTGGAAAAGAACGGGATACTGCACGTTCCCGTCGGCAAGGTTTCCTTTGGCGTGGAAAAGTTAAAGGAGAACATCATGGCGCTCCTTGAGGTGGTGATCAAACTGAAGCCGCAAACAAGCAAGGGAACATATCTCAAGGGTATTGCTGTTTCTTCCACCATGGGACCCGGGTTAAAGATAGATCCGATTTATATGAGAAATATTTTAAAATAGAAAAATAGAATAACTTCCCCTGTCTGAGACAGCCGGTATGCAAGGGGGTTTGGGCACCGATCTTTACTCATTGATCAATTCGGTCTCAAGACCCGAACATTTAATCCTTATTGGGGCCCGCCGAGACAAGGAGAGATCGTTTTTTTCGGTCGTTTTTATCGGGCGACTTATGGGCCTGAATGGAATTGCCGTTTGATTTGGATCGGGGCGGTGAAAGGAGGTTTTATTGAAAAGGGAAAAAAAGGAAGCCCTCGTAGTCGAGATGCACAAGAGACTTTCCGATTCCAACATGGCTTTTCTCACGGATTACCGGGGACTTTCGGCCGAGGAGATGAACGAACTCAGGAACGGCTTCAGGAACGTCGGGATTGAGTACAAGGTTGTGAAGAACAAACTCATAATTCTCGCGGCAAAGGATACCGATTTTGCATCTATGGTCGAAGATCTTGTCGGCCCAACCGGGATTATCGTTTCCAACGAGGATCCTGCGGTTACCTCAAAGGTGCTCGCGGAATTTATCGGCAAGTTTAAGAACTTCGAGTTCAAAAAGGGCCTCTTGAGGGGAAAGGAGATAAGCGAGGCGAATGTCATATCCATGTCGAAGCTCCCCTCCAGAGACGTCCTTATCGCGATGCTTCTGGGAACGATGAATGCCGTGCCGACAGGATTGGTTCAGGTGCTTTCCGGTATCAAGAGGAAATTTGTGTATGCCCTTGTGGCGATTAAAGATGCCAAAGAAACGGCTAATTAAGAGATGTGAAAAGGAGAATAAAGATGGCTGAAGAAAACGCTGAAAAAAAAGTGACCGAAGAAAAAAAACCGGCTCCCAAGAAGTCGGAAGGCAAAATATCTAAAGATGATGTGATCCAATTTATCGAGAGCATGACGGTTCTCGAGCTTTCCGAGTTTATAGGGGAGCTGGAGGAGAGATTCGGTGTGTCGGCTCAGGCCCCTGTCGCGATTGCCGCAATGCCCGCCTCTGGGGGTGGAGATGCCGCAGCGGCCGAAGAAAAAACGGAGTTCGACGTTGTTCTCACCGATGTAGGAGAAAAGAAGATCCAGGTTATCAAGGTGGTCAGGGAGTTTACGACCCTTGGTCTCAAGGAGGCGAAGGAGCTTGTTGAATCCGCGCCGAAGCCGATCAAGGAGGGTGTCTCGAAAGAGAGCGCCGAGGAGATGGTCAAAAAGCTTGCCGAGGTGGGCGCAAAGGCGGAGTTAAAATAATATAAAGATAATATGGGCCGGTGTCGTGCCGGCCCGCTTTTTTCGATTTTGGGTTTTCTTTAATTACGCGTTTTAGAATTCTCTAAGACCTTATCTGTCATCAAATAGCAATTATCATTCTATTATCTTTTTCAGGGCTTTACGGGAGATAAAGGTATGGCCGAATTGGCTAAAAAGTACAATTGGGAGAGGGTGGATTTCGGGAAAAGCAGAAGTATCATCGATATACCCGAGCTTATCGACGTGCAGAAGAGATCATATTTCCGCTTTCTCCAAACCGATCTTCCCCCGTCGGAGAGGAAGGATGCGGGGCTCGAGGGAGTCTTCAGGAGCGTCTTCCCAATCTGGGACTTTAACGAGACCGCTTCACTAGAGTACGTGGAATACTCGTTGGGGGAGCCCAAGTACGACGTCGAGGAGTGTCATCAGAGGGGGATGACCTTCGCGGCACCCTTCAAGGTTACCGTCAGGCTTGTTGTTTGGGACAAGGACGAAGAGGCGAACGCAAAGAGCATTCGCGACATCAAGGAGCAGGAGGTCTTTTTCGGTGACCTCCCGATGATGACGCAAAACGGGAGCTTCATTATAAACGGGACGGAGCGGGTCGTCGTAAGTCAGCTCCACAGGTCTCCCGGCGTCTTTTTTGACCATGATAAGGGGAAGACACACTCTTCCGGGAAACTCCTCTTCTCATGCAGGGTTATTCCGTACAGAGGCTCCTGGCTCGATTTCGAGTTTGATCCCAGGGATATCATCCACGTCAGGATCGACAGGAGGAGGAAGTTTCCCGCCACGATCCTCTTGAAGGCGTTGGGGTACAGCACCGAAGAGCTCCTGAATTTCTTCTACAGCACCGAAAGGATAATAATCACCGAGGATGGATACAAGAAGATTCCCGATTTCGAGTATCTGGCCGGGCAGAAGTCCTTCGAGGAGGTCAAGCACCCGGAGACGGGGGACGTCTTGGTCAGGAAGGGGAGGAAGTTCAACAAGTCCACTATCAAGAAGATGAGGGAAGCCGGCATAGAGACTGTAACGGTCGACCTGGAGTCGGTGATCGGGCGGGTTGTCTCATCGGACGTAGTCGATCCTAAGACGGGAGAGGTGATCGTGGAGGTGAACGACGAGATAACCCAGGACAGGCTGGAGGAGATTATCAAGAGGGGGATCAAGGAGTTTGATGTCCTCCTGATGGATGATTTCAACATATCCTCGGCGATCAGAAACACGTTTCTTACCGACAAGGTCCCCGATCAGAAGTCGGCTATAATAGAGATATATAGAAGGTTGAGACCGGGCGACCCGCCCACGATAGAGACCGCCCAGAACCTCTTTGACAACCTGTTTTTCAACCCCGAACGGTATGACCTCTCCAACGTGGGAAGGCTAAAGCTCAATTACAAGCTGGGACTCGACGTTCCGATTGACGTCAAGGTCCTCAGGAAAGAGGATATACTCTATTCGGTGAAATACCTGTTCGACCTGAGAAACGGCAAGGGGCAGATCGATGATATCGATCATCTCGGAAACAGGCGGGTCAGGGCGGTCGGCGAGCTTCTCGAAAACCAGTTCAGGATCGGGCTCGTCAGGATGGAACGGGCAATAAAGGAGAGGATGAGCCTCCAGGAGGTCGAGACCCTGATGCCCCACGACCTGATCAACTCCAAGCCGGTCACCGCCGTAATCAAGGAGTTCTTCGGCTCATCCCAGCTCTCCCAGTTTATGGATCAGACCAATCCCTTAAGCGAGATTACCCACAAGAGGAGGCTCTCGGCTCTCGGGCCGGGCGGCCTCACGAGGGAGAGGGCGGGATTTGAGGTGAGAGACGTCCACAACACCCATTACGGTCGGATATGTCCCATCGAGACCCCCGAGGGGCCGAACATCGGGCTTATCGCGTCCCTTTCCACCTATGCCAGGGTGAACGAGTACGGCTTTATCGAAACCCCTTACCGCAAGGTGAAGGATGCTAAGGTGACCGACGAGATAGAGTTTTTAACCGCCCTTAACGAGGAGATGGCCGTAATCGCTCAGGCCAATGCGCCGATAGACGACGACGGCAATTTCATGAGGGACTTGATCAACGTCCGCAGGGGCGGTGAGCCTGGAATGGCACAGCCGGATGAGATAAACTTTATGGACGTTTCCCCCAAGCAGCTCGTCAGCGTGGCCGCTTCGTTGATCCCGTTCCTTGAGAACGACGATGCCAACAGGGCCCTTATGGGATCCAACATGCAGCGGCAGGCGGTGCCCCTTCTCAGGCCCGAGGCGCCCTTGGTCGGAACGGGGATGGAGAGGATAGTCGCCAGGGACAGCGGGGTTACGCTTATGGCCAAGAACAACGGCTTGGTCGAAAATGTGGACGCCTCGAGGATTATAATCCGCACAAATAGCGACTCCGATAACGGGGCCGGTGTGGATATTTACAATCTGATCAAGTACCAACGCTCAAATCAGAACACCTGCGTCAATCAGAAGCCTATCGTGAAAAAGGGCGACATAGTGGTCAGGGGTCAGATAATCGCCGACGGCCCGGCCATAAACAACGGGGAGCTGGCCCTGGGGAGGAACGTCATAGTGGCCTTTATGCCCTGGGGCGGGTACAATTTCGAGGATTCCATCCTGATCAGCGAAAAGGTGGTAAAGGAAGACAGTTTTACCTCGATTCACATCGAGGAGTTCGAGCTGATGGCAAGGGACACAAAACTCGGACCGGAGGAGGTCACGCGGGACATCCCGAACGTGGGAGAGGAGGCGCTGAAAAACCTCGACGAATCCGGAATAGTCAGGATAGGCGCCGAGGTCTTCCCGGGCGATATCCTGATAGGGAAGATATCTCCCAAGGGGGAGACCCAGCTCTCCCCGGAGGAAAAGCTTCTTAGGGCCATCTTCGGGGAGAAGGCGGGGGACGTCAGGGACTCCTCCCTCAGGGTGCCCCCGGGAATCGAGGGGATCGTCATCGGAGCAAAGGTCTTCTCCAGAAAGGGAGTGGACAAGGATGACCGGACCCTGTCCATCGAGAACGAAGAGGTGGAGAAACTAAAGAAGGACAGGGACGACGAGATTTCTATCATAAGGAACAGCGGCCTCGAAAGGATAAAGGAACTTCTTTTGGGGATGAAGCTCGCCGCGAACCTGGGCGATGACAAAAAGAGCATGCTCCTTAAAAAGGGGACGGTTTTGACCGAAGAGAGCTTTGCGGGGCTGAAGATCGAGGACTTCAGAAACGTTAAGGTAAAGGTGAAGGGGGACGAGGGCGTCTTCGATAAACTGGCGGTGATATTTGAGAGCATCTCGGAACAGGTGGAGTTGATCCGCCTCATCTTCGACGAGAAGATAAACAAGGTAACGAGGGCGGACGAGCTGCCCCCCGGCGTTATAAAGCTGGTAAAGGTATATGTGGCGATGAAGAGGAAGCTCTCGGTCGGCGACAAGATGGCGGGCCGTCACGGGAACAAGGGAGTCCTTTCGAGGATACTCCCCGAGGAGGATCTGCCCTACATGGAGGACGGGACGCCGGTCGAGATAGTCTTGAATCCTCTCGGGGTCCCTTCGAGGATGAACGTGGGCCAGATTCTCGAGACTCACCTCGGGTGGGCCATCGGTGAAATGGGAGACAAGATCAACGATATTATCGAGACGAATTACTCGGTTTCCGCCATGAAGGAGAGGCTGAAGGACATATTTTCAATCGGAAACATGAACGATTACGTGGACACTCTCTCCGACGATGAAGTAAAGAATATCGCCTTGAAGTTCAGAAAGGGAGTGTTTATATCGACTCCCGTCTTCGAGGGGGCCACGGAAGGCGATGTGTCGGAGGCGCTGAAGCGCATGGGACTTCCGGAATCCGGCATGACGACCCTTTACGACGGACGGACGGGAGAGCCCTTCCGCCAGCAGGTGACGGTGGGACTGATGTACATCCTTAAATTGCACCACCTGGTCGACGACAAGATCCACGCCCGCTCCATCGGCCCCTATTCCCTCGTGACCCAGCAGCCCCTCGGCGGAAAGGCCCAATTCGGAGGGCAGCGTCTGGGAGAGATGGAGGTGTGGGCGATGGAGGCCTACGGTGCGGCGTATTCCCTCCAGGAATATCTGACGGTGAAATCGGACGACGTCACCGGGAGAAACAAGATGTACGAGTCGATAGTCAAAAACGAGCAGTATCTGGAGCCGGGGCTTCCCGAGTCGTTCAACGTTTTAGTCAAGGAGATGCAGAGCTTGGGGCTCGATATGGAGCTTCAAGAGAGGGGAAAGAAAAAGAATTAAGCTACTTAATCTCTTTATAGAGGTGTAGTCTTGGACGATATTTTCAGCTATTTTGAAAAGCCTAAAGACCCGATTGATATCGAGTCCGTGAGGATATCTCTCGCCTCGCCGGATAAGATAAGGTCTTGGTCTCACGGCGAAGTAAAAAAACCGGAAACGATAAATTACAGGACCTTCAAGCCGGAGAGGGATGGCCTCTTTTGCGCAAAGATCTTCGGACCCACGAAGGATTACGAGTGCAACTGCGGCAAGTACAAGCGGATGAAGCACCGGGGGGTCGTGTGCGAAAAGTGCGGCGTGGAGGTCATTCAATCCAAGGTGAGGAGGGAGAGGCTGGGCCATATCGAGCTGGCAACCCCCGTGACCCATATCTGGTTCTTGAAGAGCCTCCCCTCGCGCATCGGGACCGTGCTCGACATAAGCCTGAAAGACCTGGAGAGGATTCTTTATTTTGAGACCTACGTCGTCAAAGACCCGAAGGATTCCCCCCTCTCCCAGGGGGACCTCCTTACGGAAGAGCAGCTGCACCGGGTCAAGGAAAAGCACGGCGATATAGACGTGGGTATAGGCGCCGAGGCGATAAGGGACATCTTAAAAGAGGTGGATATCGCAAAGCTCGCCGAGGACCTGAGGCGGGAGATGATCGATACGACCTCGGAGGCGAAGCGAAAAAAGATATCCAAGAGGCTCAAGGTAATAGAAGCCTTTTTATACTCGGGGAACCGCCCCGAGTGGATGGTCATGGAGTGTATTCCGGTCATCCCGCCGGACCTCAGGCCCCTAGTGCCCCTTGACGGCGGCAGGTTCGCCACCTCCGACCTGAACGACCTCTACCGGAGGGTGATAAACAGGAACAACAGGCTCAAGCGCCTTCAGGAGCTTAACGCCCCAGGGATAATAATCCAGAACGAAAAGAGGATGCTCCAGGAGTCGGTGGACGCCCTGTTCGACAACGGGCGAAGGGGCAGGGCCATCACCGGACAAAACAAGAGGCCCCTCAAATCCCTGTCCGACATGCTCAAGGGAAAACAGGGTCGGTTCCGCCAGAACCTCCTCGGAAAGAGGGTCGATTACTCCGGGAGATCGGTTATTGTCATAGGGCCCGAGCTCAGGCTTCACCAGTGCGGGCTCCCCAAGAAGATGGCCGTAGAGCTTTTCAAGCCCTTCATATACGCCAAGCTGGAGGAAAGGGGATACGTATCCACCATAAAGAGCGCCAAGAAAGCGGTGGAAAACGAGCGCCCCGAGGTCTGGGACATCCTGGATGAGGTCATCAAGGAGCACCCGGTTCTCCTTAACAGGGCGCCGACCCTCCACAGGCTGGGAATCCAGGCCTTCGAGCCGATCCTGATCGAGGGAAAGGCCATTCAGCTTCACCCCCTCGTATGTGCCGCATTTAACGCGGACTTCGACGGAGACCAGATGGCGGTGCACATTCCCCTCTCGATAGAAGCCCAGGTGGAGGCGAGGGTCCTTATGATGAGCACTAACAACATCCTCCTTCCCGCAAGCGGAAAACCGATAATCGTCCCGAGCCAGGATATCGTCCTGGGGCTCTATTACACCACGAGGAGCTGTGATGGCGTTAAGGGCGAAAACAAGATCTTTGCGGATATGGGTGAGGTCAGGGGCGCCTTCGACGCGAGGGAGGTCGATCTACAGGCGAGGATCAAGGTCAGAATTGAGGGAGAGCTTGTCGATACAACCGTTGGAAGATGCCTCCTTTACGAGATAGTCCCAAAGGAGATCCCGTTCAAAAACATCAACACCGTCATGACCAAAAAGGAGGTCGCCCGTCTCATAGACATCAGCTACAGGAATGCGGGAAACAAAAAAACCGTCATCTTGGCGGACAGACTTAAGGACTTTGGCTACAAGTACGCCACCGAAGCGGGGATATCCATTTCGATCAAGGATATGAGGATCCCCAAAAACAAACCGAAGCTCTTGGATGAGGCGAGGGAAGAGGTGCGCAAGGTCGAGCAGCAGTACACCGACGGGCTTATAACTGACGGCGAGCGCTACAACAA includes:
- the rpmG gene encoding 50S ribosomal protein L33, encoding MRDIITLACVECKRRNYTSTKNKKNTPDKIELKKYCRFCRTHTVHRETK
- the rplL gene encoding 50S ribosomal protein L7/L12 is translated as MSKDDVIQFIESMTVLELSEFIGELEERFGVSAQAPVAIAAMPASGGGDAAAAEEKTEFDVVLTDVGEKKIQVIKVVREFTTLGLKEAKELVESAPKPIKEGVSKESAEEMVKKLAEVGAKAELK
- the secE gene encoding preprotein translocase subunit SecE — protein: MWNKIVQFLREVKVEIKKVTWPTRKEIIASTAVVLLTTIIISSFLGLVDLLLSEIVKMLLP
- a CDS encoding 50S ribosomal protein L1, producing the protein MAKRGKNYLAVKAKIDAQKRYDLNEALDILVNNSKAKFDESVDIAFRLGVNPRHSDQMVRGAAALPNGTGKSVKILVFAKGEKEREAKDAGADFVGAEDMIEKIEGGWLEFDKAVATPDLMGQVSKLGKLLGPRGLMPNAKIGTVTFDLKRAIEELKAGKVDFKVEKNGILHVPVGKVSFGVEKLKENIMALLEVVIKLKPQTSKGTYLKGIAVSSTMGPGLKIDPIYMRNILK
- the rplK gene encoding 50S ribosomal protein L11, which encodes MAKKVIGQIKLQIPAGQASPSPPVGPALGQQGVNIMEFCKIFNARTAKEQGMITPVVITVYADRSFSFVTKTPPAAVLLKKAAGIIKGSGTPNKEKVGKVTRKQVEEIAKTKMPDLNAVDLDNARKIIEGTARSMGIKVEGVD
- the nusG gene encoding transcription termination/antitermination protein NusG, coding for MALKWYIVHTYSGYEQMAKSALEARVKSAEKEDEITDIMIPAEKVVEMVKGEKHTSMRKFFPGYILVKMELNEETWHIVKNTPKVTGFVGGSTNPPALTDEEVENIQHQMEDGAVKPKPKITFEKGDAVSVTDGPFATFAGYVDEVYPEKGKVKVMVSIFGRPTPVELEFFQVKKG
- the rpoB gene encoding DNA-directed RNA polymerase subunit beta, giving the protein MAELAKKYNWERVDFGKSRSIIDIPELIDVQKRSYFRFLQTDLPPSERKDAGLEGVFRSVFPIWDFNETASLEYVEYSLGEPKYDVEECHQRGMTFAAPFKVTVRLVVWDKDEEANAKSIRDIKEQEVFFGDLPMMTQNGSFIINGTERVVVSQLHRSPGVFFDHDKGKTHSSGKLLFSCRVIPYRGSWLDFEFDPRDIIHVRIDRRRKFPATILLKALGYSTEELLNFFYSTERIIITEDGYKKIPDFEYLAGQKSFEEVKHPETGDVLVRKGRKFNKSTIKKMREAGIETVTVDLESVIGRVVSSDVVDPKTGEVIVEVNDEITQDRLEEIIKRGIKEFDVLLMDDFNISSAIRNTFLTDKVPDQKSAIIEIYRRLRPGDPPTIETAQNLFDNLFFNPERYDLSNVGRLKLNYKLGLDVPIDVKVLRKEDILYSVKYLFDLRNGKGQIDDIDHLGNRRVRAVGELLENQFRIGLVRMERAIKERMSLQEVETLMPHDLINSKPVTAVIKEFFGSSQLSQFMDQTNPLSEITHKRRLSALGPGGLTRERAGFEVRDVHNTHYGRICPIETPEGPNIGLIASLSTYARVNEYGFIETPYRKVKDAKVTDEIEFLTALNEEMAVIAQANAPIDDDGNFMRDLINVRRGGEPGMAQPDEINFMDVSPKQLVSVAASLIPFLENDDANRALMGSNMQRQAVPLLRPEAPLVGTGMERIVARDSGVTLMAKNNGLVENVDASRIIIRTNSDSDNGAGVDIYNLIKYQRSNQNTCVNQKPIVKKGDIVVRGQIIADGPAINNGELALGRNVIVAFMPWGGYNFEDSILISEKVVKEDSFTSIHIEEFELMARDTKLGPEEVTRDIPNVGEEALKNLDESGIVRIGAEVFPGDILIGKISPKGETQLSPEEKLLRAIFGEKAGDVRDSSLRVPPGIEGIVIGAKVFSRKGVDKDDRTLSIENEEVEKLKKDRDDEISIIRNSGLERIKELLLGMKLAANLGDDKKSMLLKKGTVLTEESFAGLKIEDFRNVKVKVKGDEGVFDKLAVIFESISEQVELIRLIFDEKINKVTRADELPPGVIKLVKVYVAMKRKLSVGDKMAGRHGNKGVLSRILPEEDLPYMEDGTPVEIVLNPLGVPSRMNVGQILETHLGWAIGEMGDKINDIIETNYSVSAMKERLKDIFSIGNMNDYVDTLSDDEVKNIALKFRKGVFISTPVFEGATEGDVSEALKRMGLPESGMTTLYDGRTGEPFRQQVTVGLMYILKLHHLVDDKIHARSIGPYSLVTQQPLGGKAQFGGQRLGEMEVWAMEAYGAAYSLQEYLTVKSDDVTGRNKMYESIVKNEQYLEPGLPESFNVLVKEMQSLGLDMELQERGKKKN
- a CDS encoding elongation factor Tu, with the protein product IAMEKELRFAIREGGRTVGAGVISEIIE
- a CDS encoding 50S ribosomal protein L10; translation: MKREKKEALVVEMHKRLSDSNMAFLTDYRGLSAEEMNELRNGFRNVGIEYKVVKNKLIILAAKDTDFASMVEDLVGPTGIIVSNEDPAVTSKVLAEFIGKFKNFEFKKGLLRGKEISEANVISMSKLPSRDVLIAMLLGTMNAVPTGLVQVLSGIKRKFVYALVAIKDAKETAN